A window of the Cystobacter fuscus genome harbors these coding sequences:
- a CDS encoding alkaline phosphatase PhoX, with amino-acid sequence MRSTHSGWVRWTGHLVCASLTTLALSACTGETGAPGAPGAPGAPGTPGPQGPGGQGKSLSFTPVNAARTADEKRAVYASPKASVNGQEVSLRYETVLRSGQPLGEHIFGRMIQKDGSPVKNTDGSDFISPSNDFSALIQKGNRLFELTQFETTPASMYLSELRQGSDGKLTAISTRPIDFSGVQGYWTPCAGSVSPWNTNLSSEEYPTDARAYESAASVSTLTLAERSMLRYWGLDPTTASIAEAKAVYSPYRYGYVIEVAVDDSGGTTVAKHYAAGRRALELAYVMPDRRTVYLSDDGSNDGFYMFVATRPGDLSEGRLYAARWFQTTPTGQPSGRADIYWLPLGPSATDAEVKALIDGGIQFSHIFETEPQASDGTCPSATSGFRAINTETGRECLRLKPGQELAASRLESRRYAAYVGGTTEFRKTEGITYNPAAHRLYVSFSELNHGMIDDPKGKDLGGGNHIQVARNDCGAVYEMVVSPNVELGSDYVVESAAPLVEGMWLKAPGASLYPSNSPFYDPSFTTVDSNGVSNPATANVCSVNGIANPDNLSFINGYNTLLIGEDTVDGHQNDMVWAYNIVTRELTRIFSAPYGSETTGIYFYPDINGFAYIKAQVQHPYGESDIEKAGTDASVKQSYTGYIGPFPAMN; translated from the coding sequence ATGAGATCGACCCATTCGGGATGGGTGCGCTGGACGGGGCACCTGGTGTGCGCGTCCCTGACCACGCTCGCGCTCTCCGCTTGTACGGGTGAGACCGGAGCACCGGGTGCGCCGGGAGCCCCAGGCGCGCCAGGAACCCCGGGGCCGCAGGGCCCGGGCGGCCAGGGCAAGTCGCTCAGCTTCACTCCGGTGAATGCCGCGCGCACCGCGGACGAGAAGCGGGCCGTCTACGCCAGTCCCAAGGCGAGCGTGAACGGGCAGGAGGTCTCCCTCCGGTACGAGACCGTGCTGCGCTCCGGCCAGCCCCTGGGCGAGCACATCTTCGGACGCATGATCCAGAAGGATGGCAGCCCGGTGAAGAACACGGACGGCTCGGACTTCATCTCTCCGTCCAACGATTTCTCGGCCCTCATCCAGAAGGGCAACAGGCTCTTCGAGCTCACCCAGTTCGAGACCACGCCCGCGTCGATGTACCTCTCCGAGCTGCGCCAGGGGTCCGACGGAAAGCTCACCGCCATCAGCACCCGGCCCATCGACTTCTCGGGCGTGCAGGGGTACTGGACCCCTTGCGCGGGCAGCGTGTCGCCCTGGAACACCAACTTGAGCAGTGAGGAGTACCCGACGGACGCGCGTGCCTATGAGAGCGCGGCCTCGGTGAGCACGCTGACCCTGGCCGAGCGCTCGATGCTGCGCTACTGGGGGTTGGATCCGACCACCGCCTCCATCGCCGAGGCCAAGGCCGTCTACTCCCCATACCGCTATGGCTACGTGATCGAGGTCGCGGTCGACGACTCGGGCGGCACCACCGTGGCCAAGCACTACGCGGCGGGCCGGCGGGCGCTCGAACTCGCCTATGTGATGCCGGATCGCAGGACCGTCTACCTGAGTGACGATGGCAGCAACGACGGCTTCTACATGTTCGTGGCGACGCGGCCGGGAGACTTGTCCGAGGGACGGCTCTACGCGGCGCGGTGGTTCCAGACCACCCCGACGGGCCAGCCCTCGGGCCGGGCGGACATCTACTGGCTGCCCCTGGGTCCCAGCGCGACGGACGCGGAGGTCAAGGCGCTGATCGATGGCGGCATCCAGTTCTCCCACATCTTCGAGACCGAGCCCCAGGCCAGCGATGGCACCTGTCCGAGCGCGACCTCCGGGTTCCGCGCCATCAACACGGAGACCGGCCGCGAGTGCTTGCGGCTCAAGCCCGGTCAGGAGCTGGCGGCTTCCCGCCTGGAGAGCCGCCGTTACGCGGCCTACGTCGGAGGCACCACCGAGTTCCGCAAGACCGAGGGAATCACGTACAACCCCGCCGCCCACCGGCTCTACGTGTCGTTCAGCGAGCTGAACCACGGCATGATCGACGATCCAAAGGGCAAGGATCTGGGTGGGGGCAATCACATCCAGGTCGCCCGCAACGACTGTGGCGCGGTCTACGAGATGGTCGTCTCGCCCAACGTGGAACTCGGCAGTGACTATGTCGTCGAGTCCGCCGCGCCGCTCGTCGAAGGCATGTGGCTGAAGGCGCCCGGCGCCAGCCTCTACCCGAGCAACAGCCCCTTCTACGATCCCTCCTTCACGACCGTGGACAGCAACGGTGTCTCCAATCCGGCGACCGCGAACGTCTGCAGCGTGAATGGCATCGCCAATCCCGACAACCTGTCCTTCATCAACGGGTACAACACGCTGCTCATCGGCGAGGACACCGTCGATGGCCACCAGAACGACATGGTGTGGGCCTACAACATCGTCACGCGGGAGCTGACCCGCATCTTCTCCGCCCCGTACGGCTCGGAGACGACGGGCATCTACTTCTACCCGGACATCAACGGCTTCGCGTACATCAAGGCCCAGGTCCAGCACCCCTACGGTGAGTCCGACATCGAGAAGGCCGGCACCGATGCGAGCGTGAAGCAGTCGTACACCGGCTACATCGGCCCGTTCCCGGCGATGAACTGA
- a CDS encoding PAS domain S-box protein, whose protein sequence is MDNPFRSPPPPGAPNNPEARQSFTEFERHFQATFEQAAVGLAHVGLDGRWLRVNTRLCSIIGYTHQEMMQLTFQDITHPEDLAADLSLIRQVLAGERSNYSMEKRYFHKSGEIVWINLTVSLVRKTDGSPDYFISVIEDITRRHRAELERDTLLAREHQARTEAEELVRRRSAELDATRNALVQAERLATAGQLAAGVGHEINNPLAYVLANMTFALEELSKREQDESLEEVRDALEQARKGAERIRNIVRDLRTFASSKFETLGPVEVREALEFSVDMAAHQLRQRARLVRDYAPVPPVLGNESRLGQVFLNLVLNAAQAIPEGAPEEHQVTLTLRPHEDTWVAVEVTDTGCGIPTGNLPHLFEPFFTTKPVGVGSGLGLSVCHGIVTGLGGWIEVESQPGRGSTFRVLLPMARQAEVPGEVSEKTAPPPRQPRRVLVIDDEPEILEALARLIGPPHSVVKAGNGTRAMELLAEDAHYDVIFCDLMMPGLTGMDLHEGIAKKHPELLERMIFMTAGCFTQRAVEFLERIQPRRLEKPFSPEAVRGFL, encoded by the coding sequence ATGGACAACCCGTTCCGCTCCCCTCCCCCACCCGGCGCGCCCAACAACCCGGAGGCGCGCCAGTCCTTCACCGAATTCGAGCGCCACTTCCAGGCGACCTTCGAACAAGCCGCCGTGGGACTCGCGCACGTGGGCCTCGATGGCAGGTGGTTGCGCGTCAACACGAGGTTGTGCTCCATCATCGGCTACACGCACCAGGAGATGATGCAGCTGACGTTCCAGGACATCACCCACCCGGAAGATCTGGCCGCGGATTTGAGTCTCATCCGGCAGGTGCTCGCGGGCGAGCGCTCCAACTATTCGATGGAGAAGCGGTACTTCCACAAGTCCGGGGAGATTGTCTGGATCAACCTCACGGTGTCACTCGTGAGGAAGACGGATGGCTCACCGGACTACTTCATCTCCGTCATCGAGGACATCACCCGACGACACCGTGCCGAGCTCGAGCGGGATACCCTGCTCGCGCGCGAGCACCAGGCGCGCACGGAGGCGGAGGAGCTGGTCCGCCGCCGCTCCGCCGAGCTGGACGCCACGCGCAATGCGCTCGTCCAGGCGGAGCGGCTGGCCACGGCGGGCCAGCTCGCGGCGGGTGTCGGGCATGAGATCAACAACCCCCTGGCCTACGTGCTGGCCAACATGACGTTCGCCCTGGAAGAACTCTCGAAGCGGGAGCAGGACGAGAGCCTGGAGGAAGTGCGGGACGCGCTCGAGCAGGCCCGCAAGGGCGCCGAGCGCATCCGCAACATCGTGCGGGATCTGCGCACGTTCGCCAGCAGCAAGTTCGAGACCCTGGGACCGGTGGAGGTGCGCGAGGCCCTGGAGTTCTCCGTGGACATGGCGGCCCACCAGCTGCGCCAGCGGGCACGGCTCGTGCGCGACTACGCGCCAGTGCCACCCGTGCTGGGCAACGAGTCCCGCCTGGGACAGGTCTTCCTCAACCTGGTGCTCAACGCCGCGCAGGCCATCCCGGAAGGAGCACCCGAGGAGCACCAGGTGACGCTCACCCTCCGTCCCCATGAAGACACGTGGGTGGCCGTCGAGGTGACGGACACGGGGTGTGGAATTCCCACCGGGAACCTCCCGCATCTCTTCGAGCCGTTCTTCACCACCAAGCCCGTGGGCGTGGGAAGCGGGCTGGGTCTGTCGGTGTGCCACGGCATCGTGACCGGGCTGGGTGGGTGGATCGAGGTCGAGAGCCAACCAGGCCGGGGGAGCACGTTCCGCGTCCTCCTCCCCATGGCACGGCAGGCCGAGGTGCCAGGGGAAGTCTCGGAGAAGACGGCGCCACCGCCCCGGCAACCGCGGCGCGTGCTCGTGATCGATGACGAGCCCGAGATCCTCGAGGCGCTCGCCCGCCTGATTGGTCCACCGCACTCCGTGGTGAAGGCCGGCAACGGGACACGCGCGATGGAATTGCTGGCGGAGGACGCCCACTACGACGTCATCTTCTGCGATCTCATGATGCCGGGCCTCACCGGCATGGATCTGCACGAGGGGATCGCGAAGAAGCATCCGGAGCTGCTCGAGCGGATGATCTTCATGACCGCGGGCTGTTTCACGCAGCGCGCCGTCGAGTTCCTCGAGCGCATCCAGCCCCGGCGCCTCGAGAAACCCTTCAGCCCGGAGGCCGTCCGCGGCTTCCTGTGA
- a CDS encoding lytic polysaccharide monooxygenase auxiliary activity family 9 protein, translated as MLTHIKKTWLPLSLALGVASVAHGHGLIQDPPARNWFCGAYTKPDEVGRPGEYAECADAFRDDFSGGYQFMSVLTHAQGRAVVSPLPQNVCGFNSETWRGGATPWDKSINWPTSTISSGPRTITWNISWGPHYDDTEEFRYWITKPGFVYEVGKPLTWDDFETEAFCVLKYNDRNPTGNPAVVADKANSLFHTTCNVPQRAGRHIIYGEWGRNYYTYERFHGCVDVVFSGSSTRP; from the coding sequence ATGCTGACACACATCAAGAAGACGTGGCTGCCCCTGTCCCTGGCATTGGGCGTTGCCTCGGTTGCTCACGGCCACGGGCTGATCCAGGACCCGCCGGCGCGCAACTGGTTCTGTGGCGCGTACACCAAGCCGGATGAAGTGGGCAGACCCGGTGAATACGCGGAGTGCGCCGATGCCTTCCGCGATGACTTCTCCGGCGGCTATCAATTCATGAGCGTGCTCACCCACGCGCAGGGACGGGCCGTGGTCAGCCCCCTGCCGCAGAACGTCTGTGGCTTCAACAGCGAGACCTGGCGCGGCGGTGCCACGCCCTGGGACAAGTCCATCAACTGGCCGACCAGCACCATCAGCTCCGGTCCCCGCACCATCACCTGGAACATCTCCTGGGGCCCGCACTACGATGACACCGAGGAGTTCCGCTACTGGATCACCAAGCCCGGCTTCGTCTATGAGGTTGGCAAGCCCCTGACCTGGGACGACTTCGAGACGGAAGCGTTCTGCGTGCTCAAGTACAACGACCGCAACCCCACCGGCAATCCGGCGGTGGTCGCGGACAAGGCCAACTCGCTCTTCCACACCACGTGCAACGTGCCGCAGCGAGCGGGCCGCCACATCATCTACGGCGAGTGGGGGCGCAACTACTACACCTATGAACGCTTCCACGGGTGCGTCGACGTGGTGTTCTCCGGCTCCAGCACGCGGCCCTGA
- a CDS encoding TetR/AcrR family transcriptional regulator, with protein sequence MGRISGARNRDHEETRSKLAQSLAQQLLLAGGTHPSLRTLAEGAGVDPGTLRHYFGDRQGVMQAAFEHLMKFGQERRDWAKSLADLPAREAFHHLLEQIAAGWTGSLGGMHAAGFAEGMSDSELGQLYISSIFEPTLNALEELLIVFHARGELSVPDARVAGLALLSPVLMALFHQYQLHGRRCRPLDLTVFIARHLDGFMKGYAK encoded by the coding sequence ATGGGAAGAATATCGGGAGCGCGCAACCGCGATCATGAAGAGACGCGTTCGAAGCTCGCGCAGAGCCTCGCACAGCAGCTCCTCCTGGCGGGAGGCACGCACCCGAGCCTGCGGACGCTCGCGGAAGGGGCGGGGGTCGATCCCGGCACGCTGCGCCACTACTTCGGTGATCGCCAGGGCGTGATGCAGGCCGCCTTCGAGCATCTGATGAAGTTCGGACAGGAGCGCCGGGACTGGGCGAAGAGCCTGGCGGATCTTCCCGCGCGAGAGGCCTTCCACCACCTGCTGGAGCAGATCGCCGCAGGCTGGACGGGCTCGCTGGGTGGCATGCACGCCGCGGGCTTCGCCGAGGGCATGAGTGATTCGGAGCTGGGGCAGCTCTACATCTCTTCCATCTTCGAGCCCACGCTCAATGCCCTCGAGGAACTGCTCATCGTCTTTCACGCGCGTGGCGAGTTGTCGGTGCCGGATGCACGGGTGGCGGGACTCGCGCTGTTGTCCCCGGTGCTGATGGCGCTCTTCCACCAGTACCAGCTGCACGGGCGCCGCTGCCGTCCGCTCGACCTGACGGTCTTCATCGCGCGGCATCTCGATGGCTTCATGAAGGGCTACGCGAAGTAA
- a CDS encoding NBR1-Ig-like domain-containing protein, with amino-acid sequence MNLTRHAHFWLPLLLATAACTGAPLDDDAPNSSQEAVTTDGTAVSQAAVTDCRAFDGDVKKCDAAGCGYYFCSEQCHPKNTSLCNAGCTAECNAACRAHDGDLNGCNAAGCAYYTCSNRCQAKGTSLCDAGCSTECQAACRVHDGDLNGCNAAGCAYYTCSNRCYTKGTVTPCEAGCSEQCNVPERDAAFVSQSVPGRVTVGQGFQAVVTMRNTGARAWSQDKYYRLGDNARLWGLARGFLAPSETVWPGYSKSFVLNLTAPSAPGAYDFQWQMVKDGMDAGWFGQPSAKMSIQVVPERDAAFVSQSVPTQVRPGQLFEALVTMRNTGGLTWTQADGYMLGTSSTTWKFQRAPLNLGESIPPGGTKTFNVELLAPTKVGYHSFQWRMLRNGGTWFGASTPELYVQVVASATSCTCKPGDACPSNCLAP; translated from the coding sequence ATGAATCTGACGCGACATGCCCACTTCTGGCTTCCCCTGCTGCTGGCCACGGCCGCCTGCACGGGAGCCCCCCTCGATGATGACGCTCCGAACTCGAGCCAGGAGGCCGTGACGACCGATGGCACCGCCGTCTCCCAGGCCGCGGTCACCGACTGCCGCGCGTTCGATGGGGATGTGAAGAAATGTGATGCCGCGGGTTGTGGCTACTACTTTTGTTCGGAGCAGTGCCACCCCAAGAACACCAGCCTGTGCAACGCGGGCTGCACGGCGGAGTGCAACGCCGCGTGCCGCGCGCATGACGGTGACCTGAACGGCTGCAACGCGGCCGGCTGTGCCTACTACACGTGCTCCAACCGCTGCCAGGCCAAGGGCACCAGCCTGTGTGACGCGGGCTGCTCGACCGAGTGCCAGGCCGCGTGCCGCGTGCATGACGGAGACCTGAATGGCTGCAACGCGGCCGGCTGCGCCTACTACACGTGCTCCAACCGCTGCTACACCAAGGGCACGGTCACCCCGTGCGAGGCGGGCTGCTCGGAGCAGTGCAACGTGCCCGAGCGCGATGCCGCCTTCGTCTCGCAGTCCGTGCCTGGCCGGGTGACCGTGGGGCAGGGCTTCCAGGCCGTGGTGACCATGCGCAACACGGGCGCCAGGGCGTGGAGCCAGGACAAGTACTACCGGCTGGGAGACAACGCCCGCCTCTGGGGGCTGGCTCGTGGTTTCCTCGCTCCCTCCGAGACGGTGTGGCCGGGCTACTCCAAGTCCTTCGTCCTCAACCTCACCGCGCCGAGCGCGCCGGGCGCATACGACTTCCAGTGGCAGATGGTGAAGGATGGCATGGACGCGGGTTGGTTCGGTCAGCCCTCCGCGAAGATGTCCATCCAGGTCGTCCCGGAGCGTGACGCGGCCTTCGTGAGCCAGTCGGTGCCCACCCAGGTGCGGCCGGGTCAACTCTTCGAGGCCCTGGTGACGATGCGGAACACGGGAGGCCTCACCTGGACGCAGGCGGACGGATACATGCTCGGCACGAGCAGCACCACCTGGAAGTTCCAGCGCGCCCCCCTGAACCTGGGCGAGTCGATTCCCCCGGGAGGCACGAAGACCTTCAACGTGGAGCTCCTCGCGCCAACCAAGGTGGGCTACCACTCGTTCCAGTGGCGGATGCTGCGCAACGGCGGCACCTGGTTTGGCGCGTCTACACCCGAGCTCTACGTCCAGGTCGTCGCGTCGGCGACATCCTGCACCTGCAAGCCTGGAGATGCTTGCCCCAGCAACTGCCTGGCTCCGTAA
- a CDS encoding serine/threonine-protein kinase has protein sequence MDRVSSSGAVSCPPEEVLASFAAGTLGGAERQELEGHLARCSVCFEVVSALVAGAPPATSGSPPAHPSPVLARGTAVGRYLVLDCIGSGGMGVVYSAYDPGLDRKIALKLLSPSGPQGAASQRGQSLLQREARALARLSHPNVVTVYDVGNEAERVFVAMELVDGQTLGRWLASEQPSWRQVVRCFVEAGRGLAAAHVVGLVHRDFKPDNVLIGRDGKVRVTDFGLARAMRPEPATPSGEEAGRTESLAWSRSGAQAGTPRYMAPEQWLGKETGPWTDQFSFCVALWEALYGEPPFGGDAPDKVAQEVTSGRLRSVPAQRQGGVPAPIHAALVRGLQVEPTARHPSMEALLALLELEPARRRTRLVALLGSSLLLLGLLGAGILWRLSRPAELCAGGPTRVQSVWGDSVREGVRHGLMASGVPGADSTWALLARSVDVYTRDWATMHREACEATRVRGEQSEELLDRRMLCLNHALQRVSALARRLEHADRATADKALNAVYALPPLSECANVDALLNRPGLPQDAAVRQQVLALREQMAELETLNKLGRTREALPRAEALTRAAEALRFHPVQAEALLLEGTLRRMDEQLPRAVEVLDRAVLRAEAGHEDALAARAWMEMVFVDSGHRKELAAARRGIEHAQAKLERLDRQEPSLELQMLSARASLANAEGHFDEAFALDEERVRRMEQTLGPDAPDLGEALYNLASSLHMRGRSEEAYAAIQRSLELTERHWGPESRTLARGLNMFAIITRHRKQYSEARAAYERALRIHARLTGESSSEYVQTLANLALLLNVLGEQEAALSAFQRAVDIERGRKDSDPAELATLLTNMATVHNRQGHPSEALALCREALALRIAKLGPRHVMVGATLDTMGIALRKLGQHSQALEHFQREQEIFVSALAEDHPFRANAQVQIGKTLIALGRLDEARASLERALAFYARRPDKSLEQAEARLGLALVQWKRGGTDRPRAREQILELRERVGPASRAEIDALFEAPSTAH, from the coding sequence ATGGACCGAGTCTCGTCGTCAGGCGCCGTGTCGTGTCCGCCCGAAGAGGTGCTGGCCTCTTTCGCCGCGGGCACCCTCGGCGGGGCGGAGCGTCAGGAGCTCGAAGGCCACCTGGCCCGTTGCAGCGTGTGTTTCGAGGTGGTGTCCGCGCTCGTCGCGGGGGCCCCGCCCGCGACGAGTGGTTCCCCTCCCGCGCACCCATCCCCCGTGCTGGCGCGTGGTACGGCCGTGGGGCGCTACCTGGTGCTCGACTGCATCGGCTCCGGTGGCATGGGCGTGGTGTATTCGGCGTACGATCCGGGGCTGGATCGAAAGATCGCGCTCAAGCTGCTGTCCCCCAGTGGCCCCCAGGGGGCTGCATCTCAGCGGGGGCAGTCCCTGCTGCAACGCGAGGCCCGCGCGCTGGCCCGGCTGTCCCACCCGAATGTCGTCACCGTGTACGACGTGGGCAACGAGGCCGAGCGGGTCTTCGTGGCCATGGAGCTGGTGGATGGACAGACATTGGGCAGGTGGCTGGCCTCCGAGCAGCCCTCGTGGCGGCAGGTGGTGCGCTGCTTCGTGGAGGCGGGACGGGGCCTGGCCGCGGCCCATGTGGTGGGGCTCGTCCATCGCGACTTCAAGCCCGACAACGTCCTGATCGGCCGGGACGGGAAGGTGCGCGTCACGGACTTCGGCCTCGCTCGAGCGATGCGGCCCGAGCCGGCCACTCCTTCTGGCGAGGAGGCGGGGCGCACGGAGTCCCTGGCGTGGAGCCGCTCGGGCGCTCAGGCCGGCACTCCGCGCTACATGGCTCCCGAGCAGTGGTTGGGCAAGGAGACGGGCCCCTGGACGGATCAGTTCAGCTTTTGCGTGGCCCTCTGGGAGGCGCTCTACGGCGAGCCTCCCTTCGGAGGCGATGCGCCGGACAAGGTGGCCCAGGAAGTCACTTCCGGCCGCCTGCGCTCCGTCCCCGCGCAGCGTCAGGGCGGCGTACCCGCCCCGATTCACGCGGCGCTCGTGCGAGGACTCCAGGTGGAGCCCACGGCGCGCCATCCCTCCATGGAGGCCCTGCTGGCCCTCCTGGAACTCGAGCCAGCGCGGCGGCGCACGCGCCTGGTGGCGCTGCTGGGCTCGAGCCTGTTGCTCCTGGGGCTGTTGGGGGCGGGCATCCTGTGGCGGCTCTCCCGCCCGGCCGAGCTGTGTGCCGGAGGGCCGACCCGCGTCCAATCCGTCTGGGGCGACTCGGTCCGAGAGGGGGTGCGCCACGGGCTGATGGCCAGTGGGGTGCCCGGCGCGGACTCGACATGGGCGCTGCTCGCCCGGAGCGTGGATGTCTACACGCGGGACTGGGCCACCATGCACCGCGAGGCCTGTGAGGCCACGCGCGTGCGGGGTGAACAGTCCGAGGAACTGCTCGATCGTCGCATGCTGTGCCTGAACCACGCGCTCCAGCGTGTGTCGGCCCTGGCGCGGCGGTTGGAGCATGCGGACCGGGCCACGGCGGACAAGGCGCTGAACGCCGTGTATGCACTGCCCCCGCTGAGTGAGTGCGCCAACGTGGATGCCCTGCTGAACCGCCCGGGGTTGCCCCAGGATGCCGCCGTCCGGCAGCAGGTACTCGCGCTGCGCGAGCAGATGGCGGAGCTGGAGACGCTGAACAAGCTGGGCCGTACCCGGGAAGCGCTGCCGCGCGCCGAGGCGTTGACCCGGGCCGCCGAGGCCCTGCGCTTCCATCCCGTGCAGGCCGAGGCGCTCCTGCTGGAGGGCACTCTCCGGCGCATGGACGAGCAGCTTCCTCGCGCCGTCGAGGTCTTGGACCGGGCGGTGCTCCGGGCGGAAGCCGGGCACGAGGATGCCCTCGCCGCTCGGGCCTGGATGGAGATGGTCTTCGTCGACAGCGGCCACCGGAAGGAACTCGCCGCGGCGCGCCGCGGCATCGAGCACGCCCAGGCGAAGCTCGAGCGGCTCGACCGCCAGGAACCGTCCCTGGAGCTGCAGATGCTGAGTGCGCGGGCGAGCCTGGCGAACGCGGAGGGACACTTCGACGAGGCGTTCGCGCTGGACGAGGAGCGCGTCAGGCGGATGGAGCAGACGCTCGGCCCGGACGCGCCCGATCTGGGTGAGGCCCTCTACAACCTGGCCTCCTCGCTCCACATGCGGGGGCGCTCGGAGGAGGCATATGCGGCCATCCAGCGCTCCCTGGAGCTGACGGAGCGCCACTGGGGCCCCGAGTCGCGGACGCTCGCCAGAGGGCTCAACATGTTCGCCATCATCACGCGCCACCGGAAGCAGTATTCCGAGGCCCGCGCGGCCTATGAACGGGCGCTGCGGATCCATGCCAGGCTGACGGGTGAGAGTTCCAGCGAGTATGTCCAGACCCTGGCCAACCTGGCTCTCCTGCTGAACGTGCTGGGAGAGCAGGAGGCGGCGCTCTCCGCGTTCCAGCGCGCCGTGGACATCGAACGCGGGCGGAAGGATTCGGATCCCGCCGAGCTCGCCACCCTCCTGACCAACATGGCCACGGTCCACAACCGCCAGGGACATCCCTCGGAGGCGCTGGCGCTCTGCCGCGAGGCGCTTGCCTTGCGCATCGCGAAGTTGGGGCCTCGCCATGTCATGGTGGGCGCCACGCTGGACACGATGGGCATCGCGCTGCGGAAGCTGGGACAGCACTCCCAGGCCCTGGAGCACTTCCAGCGTGAGCAGGAGATCTTCGTGTCCGCTCTCGCGGAGGATCATCCCTTCCGGGCCAACGCCCAGGTTCAGATTGGCAAGACGCTCATCGCGCTGGGTCGGCTCGACGAGGCACGCGCCTCCCTCGAGCGGGCACTCGCCTTCTACGCGCGTCGTCCGGACAAGAGCCTCGAGCAGGCGGAGGCCCGCTTGGGTCTGGCCCTCGTGCAGTGGAAGAGAGGGGGCACGGACCGGCCGCGGGCTCGAGAGCAGATCCTGGAGTTGCGCGAGCGGGTAGGTCCCGCCTCGCGCGCCGAGATAGACGCCTTGTTCGAGGCTCCATCCACCGCGCACTGA